In Arsenicicoccus dermatophilus, a genomic segment contains:
- a CDS encoding glutamine synthetase family protein — protein sequence MPDISLTPHLLVREIGKPAAEFTKSDLVELVERRGIRMLNFRYVAGDGRLKKLNFTINSREHLDRVLTLGERVDGSSLFPFVAASASDLYVVPRYRTAFLNPFAEEPTLDLMCSFYDVDGNPLASAPEQVLRRAQAYLEETTGARLEALGELEYYLFSEVDSIYPIVEQRGYHEAHPYSKWGSVRRETMMRLAEMGAQIKYGHAEVGNIVSDNQEMVQHEIEFLPVPIEEAADQMVLAKWVLREVAYRHGLQVSYAPKIIVGQAGSGMHFHTRLSRDGRYTFSDGQGLTEDARKVIAGYLQRAASLTAWGNTVPTSYLRLVPHQEAPTSICWGDRNRSVLVRVPLGWRGVGDRMVHDANPLEPRQEVDATAAQTVEVRSPDGSAQVHLLLAGLAVAARTGLVGQDSLEIAERLYVAEDASGRDDLAQLPASCTASAEALLADRAVYEEGGVFPPGLIDAQARMLRGYGDDQLSERLFGNAEALSALVAEHLHVG from the coding sequence ATGCCCGACATCTCGCTCACCCCTCACCTCCTCGTCCGGGAGATCGGCAAGCCGGCGGCGGAGTTCACCAAGTCCGACCTCGTCGAGCTCGTGGAGCGCCGGGGGATCCGGATGCTCAACTTCCGCTACGTCGCCGGTGACGGGCGGCTCAAGAAGCTCAACTTCACCATCAACTCCCGCGAGCACCTGGACCGGGTCCTCACCCTCGGCGAGCGGGTCGACGGGTCGAGCCTGTTCCCCTTCGTGGCGGCGAGCGCCAGCGACCTGTACGTCGTCCCGCGCTACCGCACGGCCTTCCTCAACCCCTTCGCCGAGGAGCCGACGCTGGACCTGATGTGCTCCTTCTACGACGTCGACGGCAACCCGCTCGCGTCCGCGCCGGAGCAGGTGCTGCGTCGGGCCCAGGCCTACCTGGAGGAGACCACGGGGGCCCGCCTCGAGGCCCTCGGCGAGCTGGAGTACTACCTGTTCAGCGAGGTCGACTCGATCTACCCGATCGTCGAGCAGCGCGGCTACCACGAGGCGCACCCCTACTCCAAGTGGGGCTCGGTGCGCCGGGAGACGATGATGCGGCTCGCCGAGATGGGCGCCCAGATCAAATACGGCCACGCCGAGGTCGGCAACATCGTCAGCGACAACCAGGAGATGGTGCAGCACGAGATCGAGTTCCTGCCGGTCCCGATCGAGGAGGCCGCGGACCAGATGGTGCTCGCCAAGTGGGTGCTGCGCGAGGTGGCCTACCGCCACGGGCTGCAGGTGTCCTACGCGCCCAAGATCATCGTGGGCCAGGCCGGCTCGGGCATGCACTTCCACACCCGGCTGTCCCGGGACGGGCGCTACACCTTCAGCGACGGGCAGGGCCTGACCGAGGACGCCCGCAAGGTCATCGCAGGCTACCTGCAGCGCGCGGCCTCGCTGACGGCGTGGGGCAACACCGTGCCCACGTCCTACCTGCGGCTCGTCCCGCACCAGGAGGCGCCCACGTCGATCTGCTGGGGCGACCGCAACCGCTCGGTGCTCGTGCGCGTCCCCCTCGGCTGGCGGGGCGTCGGTGACCGGATGGTCCACGACGCCAACCCGCTCGAGCCGCGGCAGGAGGTGGACGCCACGGCTGCCCAGACCGTCGAGGTCCGCTCGCCCGACGGCTCGGCGCAGGTGCACCTGCTGCTGGCCGGGCTCGCGGTCGCGGCACGCACCGGTCTGGTCGGTCAGGACTCCTTGGAGATCGCCGAGCGCCTCTATGTCGCCGAGGACGCCTCCGGGCGGGACGACCTGGCCCAGCTGCCGGCGTCGTGCACCGCGTCCGCCGAGGCCTTGCTCGCGGACCGTGCGGTCTACGAGGAGGGCGGGGTCTTCCCGCCCGGGCTGATCGACGCCCAGGCCCGGATGCTGCGCGGGTATGGCGACGACCAGCTGTCCGAGCGCCTCTTCGGCAACGCCGAGGCGCTGTCCGCGCTGGTCGCGGAGCACCTGCACGTCGGGTGA
- a CDS encoding FBP domain-containing protein, with protein sequence MQPLSEQQIRDSFVNATRREVSQATIPDLTTLAWDRLDYLGWRDEKRPGAYVVLETEDGPVGVRLQTTPAQGRRKAMCAWCQDITVSDPALLWVARRGGAAGRRGDTVGTLICADLSCSRNVRRVPTVEEAGSNDPADRAAVVERRIGVLRERARAFAREVLHGDLPDQV encoded by the coding sequence GTGCAGCCTCTGAGCGAGCAGCAGATCCGGGACTCCTTCGTCAACGCCACCCGCCGCGAGGTGAGCCAGGCGACGATCCCCGACCTGACGACCCTCGCCTGGGACCGGCTGGACTACCTCGGCTGGCGCGACGAGAAGCGCCCTGGCGCCTACGTCGTGCTGGAGACCGAGGACGGCCCGGTCGGGGTGCGCCTGCAGACCACTCCCGCCCAGGGCCGCCGCAAGGCGATGTGCGCCTGGTGCCAGGACATCACCGTCTCCGACCCGGCCCTGCTGTGGGTGGCCCGCCGGGGCGGCGCCGCCGGGCGGCGCGGTGACACCGTCGGCACCCTGATCTGCGCCGACCTGTCCTGCTCGCGCAACGTCCGGCGGGTCCCCACCGTGGAGGAGGCCGGCAGCAACGACCCGGCCGACCGGGCCGCCGTCGTGGAGCGACGCATCGGCGTCCTGCGGGAGCGGGCCCGCGCCTTCGCCCGCGAGGTGCTGCACGGCGATCTGCCCGACCAGGTCTGA
- a CDS encoding peptidyl-tRNA hydrolase gives MRAAADFGERANATGPHPDAGPDPDVPWAMQLVVRYDKRALPDADLVCATAARAVVTLLADPRSADGEWAAPVTHWRDGRIRKLVRRARGTRWDRVQSVPGVTVEEGRAAVRACVPGPARPLPPELDVLQVSGTTFPQPEPEDGDVREVGRVAPVVTLATSPHADMTTGKAAAQCGHGAQLVREALRSAPELAAVLQTWAADGYRVQVTHPDEAGWARLAGAPVSVTDAGFTELDGPTETIRAWWS, from the coding sequence GTGAGGGCGGCAGCGGACTTCGGCGAGCGGGCGAACGCCACCGGCCCGCACCCCGACGCCGGTCCGGACCCCGACGTGCCCTGGGCGATGCAGCTCGTCGTGCGCTACGACAAGCGGGCGCTGCCGGACGCCGACCTGGTGTGCGCGACCGCCGCCCGCGCCGTCGTGACCCTGCTCGCCGACCCGCGCTCGGCCGACGGGGAGTGGGCCGCGCCCGTGACCCACTGGCGGGACGGACGCATCCGCAAGCTGGTCCGCCGGGCCCGCGGCACCCGGTGGGACCGGGTCCAGTCCGTGCCGGGAGTCACCGTCGAGGAGGGACGCGCCGCCGTCCGCGCCTGCGTGCCCGGCCCCGCACGCCCACTGCCGCCCGAGCTGGACGTCCTGCAGGTGAGCGGCACGACCTTCCCCCAGCCGGAGCCGGAGGACGGCGACGTCAGGGAGGTGGGGCGGGTGGCGCCCGTGGTCACCCTGGCGACCAGCCCCCACGCCGACATGACGACCGGCAAGGCCGCCGCCCAGTGCGGGCACGGCGCCCAGCTCGTCCGCGAGGCGCTGCGGTCGGCCCCGGAGCTGGCGGCCGTCCTGCAGACCTGGGCGGCGGACGGCTACCGGGTGCAGGTGACCCACCCCGACGAGGCCGGGTGGGCCCGGCTCGCGGGCGCGCCGGTGAGCGTGACCGACGCCGGGTTCACCGAGCTCGACGGCCCCACCGAGACGATCCGCGCCTGGTGGTCCTGA
- the serA gene encoding phosphoglycerate dehydrogenase, translating to MKALLLENVHPIAVSLLREAGIEVDHRRGALDEDELAAALRGVQLLGIRSTTQVSERVLAQAEDLLAVGAFCIGTNQVDLAAAAHRAVPTFNAPYSNTRSVVELALAEIIVMARRLTEKDRALHDGTWLKDAKGSHEIRGRRLGIVGYGNIGSQLSVVAEMLGMEVYYHDIQDRLALGNARRCDSLEELLDIAECVTLHVDGRESNAGFFGREQFARMRPRSLFLNLARGFLVDEAALREALESGHLAGAAVDVFPTEPKVSGDRFTSPLQGLPNVVLTPHVGGSTEEAQEDIGRFVAGKLRDFVELGTTTLAVNLPQLTLQHVPGDHRLTHFHRNTPGVLAKVNQILATHGVNIGGQLLGTQGEIGYVVTDVQSELNERALAELQALPETVRLRVVD from the coding sequence ATGAAGGCCCTGCTGCTCGAGAACGTCCACCCCATCGCCGTGTCCCTGCTGCGGGAGGCCGGGATCGAGGTCGACCACCGGCGGGGCGCCCTGGACGAGGACGAGCTGGCCGCGGCGCTGCGGGGGGTGCAGCTTCTCGGCATACGGTCCACGACCCAGGTCTCCGAGCGCGTCCTGGCGCAGGCCGAGGACCTGCTCGCCGTCGGGGCCTTCTGCATCGGCACCAACCAGGTCGACCTCGCCGCCGCCGCGCACCGGGCGGTCCCGACCTTCAACGCGCCCTACTCCAACACCCGCTCGGTCGTCGAGCTCGCCCTGGCCGAGATCATCGTGATGGCCCGTCGGCTCACCGAGAAGGACCGCGCCCTGCACGACGGCACCTGGCTCAAGGACGCCAAGGGCTCGCACGAGATCCGCGGCCGGCGTCTCGGCATCGTGGGCTACGGCAACATCGGCTCCCAGCTGTCCGTCGTCGCCGAGATGCTGGGCATGGAGGTCTACTACCACGACATCCAGGACCGGCTCGCCCTCGGCAACGCCCGCCGCTGCGACAGCCTGGAGGAGCTGCTCGACATCGCCGAGTGCGTCACCCTGCACGTCGACGGGCGCGAGAGCAACGCGGGCTTCTTCGGGCGGGAGCAGTTCGCGCGGATGCGGCCGAGGTCCTTGTTCCTCAACCTCGCTCGCGGCTTCCTGGTCGACGAGGCGGCGCTGCGGGAGGCCCTGGAGTCCGGGCACCTGGCGGGCGCGGCGGTCGACGTGTTCCCCACCGAGCCCAAGGTCTCCGGCGACCGCTTCACCTCGCCGCTGCAGGGTCTGCCCAACGTCGTCCTGACCCCGCACGTCGGCGGCTCGACCGAGGAGGCCCAGGAGGACATCGGCCGGTTCGTGGCGGGCAAGCTGCGGGACTTCGTCGAGCTCGGGACCACCACCCTCGCGGTCAACCTCCCGCAGCTCACCCTGCAGCACGTCCCCGGCGACCACCGGCTCACCCACTTCCACCGCAACACCCCGGGCGTGCTCGCCAAGGTCAACCAGATCCTGGCGACGCACGGGGTCAACATCGGCGGCCAGCTGCTCGGCACCCAGGGTGAGATCGGGTATGTCGTGACCGACGTCCAGTCCGAGCTCAACGAGCGGGCGCTCGCCGAGCTGCAGGCGCTCCCGGAGACGGTGCGGCTGCGCGTGGTCGACTGA
- a CDS encoding S8 family serine peptidase — protein sequence MNAARATVRTRAAAVCLAAVTLVTGASTSVHAMPAPAPTGAASSAAQTARPWHAKDASLTTDADTLVRRAPRSAVAKDGTVRVTVTTNVAGRPVVSARRVPQGRAAALVRQAQADPAAVAVSIATPVHLAATYDDPLRYAQWPLDTLHGEQLRAQDPARGITVAVVDTGVSGTHPDLAGRLLPGLDLVDPANDGRVDANGHGTHVAGIVAADAGNATGVAGLAPDASILPVRVLDADGSGWTDDIASGIVQATDRGATVVNLSLGGEYDDPTMRSAVSYAQSKGVTVVAAAGNERAQGSPVEYPGAYPGVVAVAATTKANTSASFSNINPYVALAAPGEEIASTYADWTSGSLVNSYWSLSGTSMATPYVAAAVASLRAAFPAATSGQVVQALESTATDLGTPGLDPEFGHGLINPLKASDQLRPTTSLTWSSTTSTRIYGVSTTVSATLKTGTTPVAGVPVTVCAQAVGLSRSCATRTTDATGRAVWSGALWRTTAFSWSYAGSTRLKPAALASRTIPVASRLTATGGTRALSLTMAPRQASVTIDRWNGSSWVATRTAYTTSTGAATVTGLYPGSYRVRSAPYVSGGVTQLVAAASGAVTVR from the coding sequence GTGAACGCCGCCCGCGCCACCGTCCGGACCCGCGCCGCCGCCGTCTGCCTGGCCGCCGTCACCCTGGTGACCGGCGCGAGCACCAGCGTCCACGCGATGCCGGCCCCGGCACCGACCGGCGCCGCCTCCTCCGCGGCCCAGACCGCCCGCCCCTGGCACGCCAAGGACGCCAGCCTTACCACCGACGCCGACACCCTGGTGCGGCGGGCGCCCCGCTCGGCCGTGGCCAAGGACGGCACCGTGCGGGTCACGGTCACCACGAACGTGGCCGGGCGGCCCGTGGTGTCCGCCCGCCGCGTCCCGCAGGGCCGTGCCGCGGCGCTGGTCCGCCAGGCCCAGGCCGACCCGGCGGCGGTCGCCGTGAGCATCGCCACGCCGGTGCACCTCGCCGCGACGTACGACGATCCCCTGCGCTACGCCCAGTGGCCGCTGGACACGCTGCACGGCGAGCAGCTGCGGGCCCAGGACCCTGCTCGCGGGATCACCGTCGCGGTCGTCGACACCGGTGTGTCCGGCACCCACCCCGACCTGGCCGGTCGCCTGCTGCCCGGGCTGGACCTGGTGGATCCCGCCAACGACGGCCGGGTCGACGCGAACGGCCACGGCACCCACGTCGCCGGCATCGTCGCGGCGGACGCAGGCAACGCCACCGGCGTCGCCGGGCTGGCCCCCGACGCGTCGATCCTGCCGGTGCGGGTGCTCGACGCCGACGGCAGCGGCTGGACCGACGACATCGCGAGCGGCATCGTCCAGGCCACCGACCGCGGCGCCACGGTCGTCAACCTGTCCCTCGGCGGGGAGTACGACGACCCCACCATGAGGTCCGCCGTCTCCTACGCCCAGTCCAAGGGCGTCACCGTGGTCGCCGCCGCGGGCAACGAGCGGGCGCAGGGCAGCCCGGTGGAGTACCCCGGCGCCTATCCCGGCGTTGTCGCCGTCGCCGCCACCACCAAGGCCAACACCTCGGCGAGCTTCTCCAACATCAACCCCTACGTCGCGCTGGCGGCCCCGGGGGAGGAGATCGCCTCCACCTACGCCGACTGGACCTCCGGCTCCCTGGTCAACAGCTACTGGTCCCTCTCGGGCACCTCCATGGCCACGCCCTACGTCGCGGCCGCCGTCGCGTCGCTGCGCGCGGCCTTCCCCGCCGCCACCTCCGGCCAGGTGGTCCAGGCCCTGGAGAGCACCGCCACCGACCTCGGCACGCCGGGCCTCGACCCGGAGTTCGGCCACGGCCTGATCAACCCGCTCAAGGCCTCCGACCAGCTGCGCCCGACGACCAGCCTCACCTGGTCGTCCACCACCTCGACCCGGATCTACGGCGTCTCCACGACCGTGTCGGCCACCCTCAAGACCGGCACCACGCCGGTCGCGGGCGTGCCCGTCACCGTGTGCGCCCAGGCCGTGGGGCTGAGCCGCTCCTGCGCCACCCGCACCACCGACGCCACCGGCCGCGCCGTCTGGTCCGGCGCGCTGTGGCGCACCACGGCCTTCTCCTGGTCGTATGCCGGGAGCACGCGCCTCAAGCCCGCGGCCCTGGCCTCGCGGACCATCCCGGTCGCGTCGCGGCTGACGGCGACCGGCGGCACCCGCGCCCTCAGCCTGACGATGGCCCCGCGGCAGGCGTCCGTGACGATCGACCGCTGGAACGGCTCCTCGTGGGTCGCCACCCGCACGGCCTACACCACCTCGACGGGCGCGGCCACGGTGACCGGGCTCTACCCGGGCTCCTACCGGGTGCGGTCCGCGCCCTACGTCTCCGGTGGGGTCACCCAGCTCGTCGCGGCCGCCAGCGGCGCCGTGACCGTCCGCTGA
- a CDS encoding S8 family peptidase, with protein MTPPRRALALTLGATTMLSGIAVSTPAGAATTPDQGPTRQVLVLAKDGAADKAVREAVATAGGTVTSATPAVGLYTVTTTRPDFTTAVRASAVVDTAAADRVVGRAPMSTRPDRYAIERFVGAHGLVKGRGTVVPSRKATPAGSGVDPTGEPLWASQWDMAMIHTPEALKVATGKGVRVGIMDTGVDASHPDIKPNFDVALSRNFTKDIPEIDGPCAEDPDGSCDDPATVDEGGHGTHVASTIASPVNGQGIAGVAPQADIVNLRAGQDSGYFFLEPTVKALVYAGLSGIDVVNMSFYIDPWAFNCADNPADSPEEKAQQRLTIEATNRALRFARGRGVTLIAAAGNSATDLDNPTVDDASPGYPAGRAKKRTIDNSCLDMPTEGDHVLTITSVGPSTRKAYYSSYGLTSVDVAAPGGDRHDAGDPQHAKAPTNMVLAAMPKVVGLAEGVIDPKTGEPTSPAVVKQGEGYYQYMQGTSMAAPHATGVAALIVGRWGKAGSTGPSLPPARTEATLLRSATPHACPNPPTMVYPGLDAKFTATCTGTTEHNSFYGDGIVDAARAVTKR; from the coding sequence GTGACCCCACCTCGTCGCGCCCTCGCCCTCACGCTCGGCGCCACCACGATGCTGTCCGGCATCGCCGTGTCGACCCCGGCGGGCGCCGCCACCACCCCCGACCAGGGACCCACCAGGCAGGTGCTCGTCCTCGCCAAGGACGGGGCCGCGGACAAGGCGGTCCGAGAGGCTGTGGCCACCGCCGGCGGCACGGTCACCTCGGCCACCCCGGCCGTCGGTCTCTACACCGTCACCACGACTCGTCCGGACTTCACGACGGCCGTGCGGGCGTCCGCCGTCGTGGACACCGCGGCCGCCGACCGTGTCGTCGGCCGGGCGCCCATGAGCACCAGGCCGGACCGGTACGCGATCGAGAGGTTCGTCGGCGCCCACGGTCTCGTCAAGGGCCGGGGCACGGTCGTCCCGTCGCGGAAGGCGACCCCCGCCGGCTCGGGCGTGGACCCGACCGGTGAGCCGCTGTGGGCCTCGCAGTGGGACATGGCGATGATCCACACCCCCGAGGCCCTGAAGGTCGCGACCGGCAAGGGCGTGCGCGTAGGCATCATGGACACCGGTGTGGACGCCTCGCACCCGGACATCAAGCCCAACTTCGACGTCGCGCTGTCGCGCAACTTCACCAAGGACATCCCCGAGATCGACGGCCCCTGCGCCGAGGACCCGGACGGCTCCTGCGACGACCCCGCCACCGTCGACGAGGGTGGTCACGGCACCCACGTCGCCTCCACGATCGCCTCCCCGGTCAACGGGCAGGGCATCGCCGGGGTGGCGCCCCAGGCGGACATCGTCAACCTGCGGGCGGGTCAGGACTCGGGCTACTTCTTCCTGGAGCCGACCGTCAAGGCGCTGGTGTATGCCGGTCTGAGCGGCATCGACGTCGTCAACATGAGCTTCTACATCGACCCGTGGGCCTTCAACTGCGCCGACAACCCGGCCGACAGCCCGGAGGAGAAGGCCCAGCAGCGTCTGACCATCGAGGCCACCAACCGCGCCCTGCGCTTCGCTCGCGGCCGTGGTGTCACCCTGATCGCCGCCGCCGGCAACTCCGCGACCGACCTGGACAACCCCACGGTCGACGACGCCTCGCCGGGCTACCCGGCCGGACGGGCGAAGAAGCGCACGATCGACAACTCCTGCCTGGACATGCCGACCGAGGGCGACCACGTCCTGACGATCACCTCCGTCGGCCCGTCCACCCGCAAGGCCTACTACTCGTCCTACGGCCTGACGAGCGTCGACGTGGCCGCTCCCGGCGGTGACCGCCACGACGCAGGCGATCCCCAGCACGCGAAGGCGCCCACCAACATGGTCCTCGCGGCCATGCCCAAGGTCGTCGGTCTCGCCGAGGGCGTCATCGACCCGAAGACCGGCGAGCCCACCAGCCCGGCCGTCGTCAAGCAGGGCGAGGGTTACTACCAGTACATGCAGGGCACGTCGATGGCCGCGCCGCACGCCACCGGCGTGGCTGCCCTGATCGTCGGTCGGTGGGGGAAGGCGGGCTCCACCGGACCCTCGCTGCCTCCGGCCCGCACCGAGGCCACCCTGCTGAGGTCGGCGACCCCGCACGCCTGCCCGAACCCGCCGACCATGGTCTACCCCGGCCTGGACGCGAAGTTCACCGCGACCTGCACCGGTACCACGGAGCACAACTCGTTCTACGGCGACGGGATCGTCGACGCCGCTCGTGCGGTGACCAAGCGCTGA
- a CDS encoding AMP-dependent synthetase/ligase, which translates to MTSPRLSEDHLARVYARVVRDHADRPAARVLGEGSMVWTYAELGRRVRALAQALVAHDVRAGDRVALWAPNCPQWTVVDLACHAVGAVPVPIYPTATAGQARHVVEHSGAVAIVVGGGERTRATALELAADLADVRLVSDLDAADDTRPHDAGDPDGTARSDRPGPAYVPWRSLLATEDEALSAEVDRRTAAGRPEDLATIIYTSGTTGTPKGVALSHRAMIHQIHAVDAFFAFGPDDSSLAFLPLSHALERAWTFFVLSHGALNTYVRDPKTVATQLVEARPTGLVAVPKLYETVYATAQSMASRTPVRRRLFDWALGVGAEAGRLRMARQPLPHGLRARLAVADRLVLHNIRDAVGGTKSVLAAGGAPLRQEVEEFFWAGGLLVSQGYGMTETGPLMTFNSPGATRFGTVGRVIEGGEMRVGDEGELLYRGPNVMDGYWRDEEATRETVVDGWLRTGDVGEIDEDGFVTITDRLKDLVVTQQGKNIAPAPIEGRIAEHPAVEHAVVIGDRRPCLVVLVQLADGAGDDALTQVRAHVDELNADLPGQEQIRAVEPLDLQLTMEDGLLTPTLKVRRRAVEERCAEQLDRIYAAIERARRR; encoded by the coding sequence ATGACATCGCCACGCCTGTCCGAGGATCACCTGGCTCGCGTCTACGCCCGGGTCGTGCGTGACCACGCCGACCGCCCCGCGGCGCGAGTCCTCGGCGAGGGGTCCATGGTGTGGACCTATGCCGAGCTGGGCCGACGGGTCCGCGCGCTCGCCCAGGCTCTCGTGGCCCACGACGTGCGGGCCGGCGACCGTGTGGCGCTGTGGGCTCCGAACTGCCCGCAGTGGACCGTGGTCGACCTCGCCTGCCACGCCGTGGGCGCGGTGCCCGTCCCGATCTATCCCACCGCCACCGCCGGCCAGGCACGCCACGTCGTCGAGCACAGCGGAGCCGTCGCGATCGTCGTGGGCGGCGGCGAGCGGACCCGCGCCACCGCGCTGGAGCTGGCCGCCGACCTCGCGGACGTCCGGCTGGTCTCCGACCTCGACGCGGCCGACGACACCCGTCCCCACGACGCAGGCGATCCCGACGGCACAGCCCGCTCCGACCGGCCGGGCCCGGCATACGTCCCCTGGCGCTCGCTGCTCGCCACGGAGGACGAGGCGCTGTCCGCGGAGGTCGACCGGCGCACCGCGGCGGGCCGCCCCGAGGACCTGGCGACGATCATCTACACCTCCGGCACCACCGGCACCCCCAAGGGCGTGGCCCTCAGCCACCGCGCGATGATCCACCAGATCCACGCCGTGGACGCGTTCTTCGCCTTCGGCCCCGACGACAGCAGCCTGGCCTTCCTGCCGCTGTCCCACGCCCTGGAGCGCGCCTGGACCTTCTTCGTGCTCTCCCACGGCGCGCTCAACACCTACGTCCGCGACCCCAAGACCGTCGCCACCCAGCTCGTCGAGGCGCGCCCGACCGGGCTGGTGGCCGTCCCCAAGCTCTACGAGACGGTCTACGCCACCGCCCAGTCCATGGCCTCCCGCACCCCGGTCCGCCGCCGGCTGTTCGACTGGGCCCTGGGCGTCGGTGCCGAGGCCGGGCGGCTGCGGATGGCACGGCAGCCCCTCCCCCACGGGCTGCGGGCCCGGCTCGCCGTCGCGGATCGTCTGGTGCTGCACAACATCCGGGACGCGGTGGGCGGCACCAAGTCCGTCCTCGCCGCGGGCGGTGCCCCGCTGCGCCAGGAGGTCGAGGAGTTCTTCTGGGCCGGCGGCCTGCTCGTGTCCCAGGGCTACGGCATGACCGAGACCGGGCCGCTGATGACCTTCAACTCACCCGGGGCGACGCGCTTCGGGACGGTGGGGCGAGTCATCGAGGGCGGCGAGATGCGGGTGGGCGACGAGGGCGAGCTGCTCTATCGCGGGCCGAACGTCATGGACGGCTACTGGCGCGACGAGGAGGCGACGCGCGAGACCGTCGTCGACGGGTGGCTGCGCACCGGCGACGTCGGCGAGATCGACGAGGACGGCTTCGTCACCATCACCGACCGGCTCAAGGACCTGGTGGTCACCCAGCAGGGCAAGAACATCGCCCCTGCGCCGATCGAGGGGCGCATCGCCGAGCACCCCGCCGTGGAGCACGCCGTGGTCATCGGCGACCGTCGCCCCTGCCTGGTGGTGCTGGTGCAGCTGGCCGACGGCGCCGGCGACGACGCGCTGACGCAGGTGCGCGCCCACGTCGACGAGCTCAACGCCGACCTGCCCGGTCAGGAGCAGATCCGCGCGGTCGAGCCCCTCGACCTGCAGCTGACCATGGAGGACGGTCTGCTCACCCCGACGCTCAAGGTCCGGCGCCGGGCGGTCGAGGAGCGGTGCGCCGAGCAGCTCGACCGGATTTATGCCGCGATCGAGCGCGCCCGACGCCGCTGA
- a CDS encoding homoserine O-succinyltransferase, which yields MPVTVPRALPARRTLEDENVFVMSSERADRQDIRPLRIAILNLMPTKVVTETQLLRVLGATPLQVEVTLLHMASHAARHTCADHLDAFYRTWDDVREDHFDGLVVTGASVELLPFEEVDYWPELCALLDWSRTHVWSTMHVCWGAQAGLHHRHGIDKVELPAKTFGVFTHRVHDPRARLLSGYDERFTAPHSRHTGTPLEQVEACPALRVLATSDEAGLYLAVSRDGREVYVTGHPEYDADTLALEYTRDLARGLPIEVPVGYYPDDDPAREPRVTWRSHAFLLYANWLNHHVYQRTPYDLRLLRPASGAPR from the coding sequence GTGCCCGTCACCGTCCCGCGCGCCCTGCCCGCCCGCCGCACCCTCGAGGACGAGAACGTCTTCGTCATGTCGAGCGAGCGGGCCGACCGCCAGGACATCCGGCCGCTGCGCATCGCGATCCTCAACCTCATGCCGACCAAGGTGGTCACCGAGACCCAGCTGCTGCGGGTGCTCGGCGCCACGCCGCTGCAGGTCGAGGTGACGCTGCTGCACATGGCGAGCCACGCGGCCCGGCATACCTGCGCGGACCACCTGGACGCGTTCTACCGCACCTGGGACGACGTGCGCGAGGACCACTTCGACGGCCTGGTCGTGACCGGGGCGTCGGTGGAGCTCCTGCCCTTCGAGGAGGTCGACTACTGGCCGGAGCTGTGCGCCCTGCTGGACTGGTCCCGCACCCACGTCTGGTCGACGATGCACGTGTGCTGGGGCGCCCAGGCCGGGCTCCACCACCGCCACGGGATCGACAAGGTCGAGCTGCCCGCCAAGACCTTCGGCGTCTTCACCCACCGGGTGCACGACCCCCGGGCGCGACTGCTGAGCGGGTACGACGAGCGCTTCACCGCGCCGCACTCCCGGCACACGGGGACGCCGCTGGAGCAGGTCGAGGCCTGCCCGGCGCTGCGGGTCCTCGCGACGTCGGACGAGGCCGGGCTCTACCTCGCGGTGTCGCGGGACGGGCGCGAGGTCTACGTCACCGGCCACCCGGAGTACGACGCGGACACCCTGGCGCTGGAGTACACCCGGGACCTGGCGCGGGGACTGCCGATCGAGGTGCCGGTGGGCTACTACCCCGACGACGACCCGGCCCGCGAGCCGCGGGTGACCTGGCGCAGCCACGCCTTCCTGCTCTACGCGAACTGGCTCAACCACCATGTCTACCAGCGCACTCCGTACGACCTGCGGCTGCTGCGCCCCGCCTCGGGGGCGCCCCGCTGA